TTGCCTCTCgatctctgagcctgcctgttcccgTCTGTGTCTGTTTGCCCGATCTGATTCCTGACTTCTGCCTGTCCTAACTACCTGCTTGATCTCTGCCCACTGTGTACCGACCGGATTAGTTTCCTGACTACCGAGCTTGCCTGCCCTCGTTCAGTCTGTCTGTTGATCTGTGTATTGAACCTGGAACTGTGTCCGAGCTCCGTCCTGGATTGTCCTTCGGCacctcactggctctctgatcTCCTGGCTCCGACCTTCGACCACGTCCCTGACTTCGTCTTTGGCTTTGCTCTACGACTCATCCTGTTCACGGTTCTGATCTCCTACCTGTCCTCCGTCTTCCGATACATCTGGCTCTGGGACTCTATAAGCGGCAACCGGCGCACCGGATTGGCATCCTGCCAGCTGGGGTCTACCTCTGCTTCTGGATCAGAACtggacattaagaccaggttatGACCGACacatttgtgtgcaaacacTATCAGAGaagcgtggtcactaacctgttgtttCCTCCTGCAGAGGCTCCCCCTGTAGACGCTGAAGCCTCCCGCTTTGTGTCTgatcttaataaactgttaaaccctCACTGTTTGTTTGCCtcgaatactgggtccacctgttctgagATCGAAGCAATATCGAAGCATCAGATCCCACTCCAAGTGGCATCACTCTGCAGTGGTGGCCAGAATTTTCTGCAAAGTGGCATTAAACCGTTCCACTTGGCCGTCGGATTTAGGGTTAAATGGGGCAGATTGTGTTTTTTCGATGCCCAGCAGGTAACACATGCTCTGGAAAACAGCAGATTCCTGGTCACTATGGATTGAGTGTGAAGCTTCATATCTGCAGACCCATTCAGACACATTCTTCTCCGCCACAGTGGGAGTTTGCTCGTCAGACAGGGGATAAACTTCCACACACTTACTGAAATAGTCCTACACCACCAATATATACCGGTTATGTCTCTCAGTTTCATTTAAGGGTCCCATAAGGGCAACTGCTACCCTTTCCATGAGAGCACCAACCTGCACAGTTCCCATGGCCGCCCGGGGCGTTTTTCTTGGCCAACTCTTGGCTGAAAGGCTGATGCAGGTTGACATTGTCAGATATGTACTAAACCCCCTCCTCCATCCTTTTACATCCATATTTTGGGGTTAAAGCTCAGACTATTGGGGTTCTAAAGACCTCTGAACCTAACGAGTATTACCCTGTTTAGAGCAcctgtgagaccttttcagctagatAAGTAGGACACGACCGGTCTTCTAACCACCTCCGTCCCAGGACCACACCCTTTTTCAGTGAACAGGTTTAGCAACCTAGTAGGCTGAGGCCACTTATTTCCCGATTACAGACCTAGTTAACAGTGGCTCCTACTTTTATACAACGGCACTTGTTACAGGACCGGTACATTTCTAGAAACTCAAAAGTCCCCAAGGGTGTTGTTTATTTAAGCTTTGGCTACAGGCAACCCTTTAAGACCTCCTAAATAATTCTAGAACCATGCACCATGTCTGTTTTTTGCTTCCCAAAATGTCTTTGATTTCTGGATGAAGGTGTTGTTCAGATGAAAAACGTTCCTCCTCTCGATGGCAACACTGATGTCCAATTCACAAAGACTCACGTCTTGAGCCCAGGTTTGTTACCAGCCTCTGAGGTTCGTCTCTTCTGCTCGACAAGTTGGTTTAGAGTTGGCATCCCAGGGGGGCGACTCCCACCTCTGGAACATTCGGGTTGTTTTCATCGACCCGTTCAAAGCCACAGCAGTTCTTCTTGACAGATGCAGATCTTTTAGCCCCAAATTGTGGTAGAACACAAAGAATTGACAATTCGGCTAAGTCCCGGTGGCTCTCAGAGACAGGGGCACAGTGTCCTCCTTTTGGCCGGATGATCTTTTCTCTGTCTTGGGTCTTCATCCTTCTGCCCTGTGTTTCGTGTCTTCTGAGATGAGAAACTGAGCCTCGATCAAACACAGACCTTTTGCTTTATCTCTTGAAATAACCGTTGGGTGATTGCAAAGCCTTAACCCGCCCCCCTTCACTGAACACCTGCAACCAGTCCCTTATCACCGTATGACTTTTTCATCCCAGGCACCCAGTCAAAAGGTCTCGTTCCTCTTTCTCTGAACCACAAATGGCCCCCATCCTCCTTTCTCCTCAGCAGGCCTTCTGTAAACAACATCTGCCGCGTCTTCAGCTGTTACTCGTCTTTCCCACTCTAACTCAATTTACTCCCACATCCTCTTTTTTTGACCGAACATGTAACCCACGTGACCGCCACGCCCCAACCACCTTCCCTTTAAGCCGTCCCTTTAACAGCTGGAACCTCATGTGTATTTCCGGGTTTTCCACTGTGCTGCTGCTCACTGTTGGTTGTGGCGTCGGTTGTTAACCAAACAATCTCAAATCTCCAAATCGACTCATCGCTGAACAAATTCATCCCTAAAATGCGAGGATCTGCGGTGAGTTAAGTACCATCTGAACTTAACGTTGTATCAGCCATACTAGCGCCGCTAATATATCCGCCGTAATACTCACCAGGTTGGGCTTTGTTGATGCCTGATTTACCTTCTGATGAGAACAAGTAACATCCACTTCCTCAGACAATCCGTTACTCGACGGTGAGTAAATATTCATCCATATATGATGGGGCGTTATTTCCGCTGTGTGCCGCCAGTTAGAATTAGCTACCAACTCGACAATCAGTTGCTTGCATGAGTTCAGTGAATTTACTAATTACTTACTTAATAAAAAGTCACACTGTTAAAGCCGAATTGAAGGCCACacctttaatatttaaaggctTCCCTTTCAACTTtagatttgattatttttcatgatttatttgGTTATTGTTGTATTCCATGCTGGTGCATCTATGAAGTCTGGTACCTAATATGATTTCGTTTGTAGCTACTTTGATCAATCACATTCTTAAAGttgattgatttgatttattattagcTGTTTGTAGCGACTGCTAATTACCTTGAGAAATTTTGAACTTGAATTCCGAAgtgcacttttctttttaaaaggacttttttttttttttccctttccctTATTTTTATAAAGTATGAAGTGGTTGTCAATACATAGCagtatgtatttgttttttccccatttagcatatataaatataacatttatatatgAATTTAATGTATGTTTTCTGGCCTTTtaggtcaggtttttttttcctcccccttcaACGGAGGATGGCGAGCTACCCACACACCACCTGGTGGTAGGAAAAGAGACACTTTCCAcacatgaaacaaaataaactctAAGGGAGTATCTAAAAGGAAAGAACAATTCTCCCGTTGCTCTTGGACTTTTGAACTACATTTAGTTTtgaagtattattattttttcgattgggttgggtttttcccccgtctttgtttcttttgaacaatttactttttgtttagtttttgttagtattattattattattattattattattattattattattgtcattattattatcattattatttctaCTGCAATAAATAGCAATACAAACAAAGCTCTTTGCATCAGTTGCATCAATTATCCACCCAATCACGACTCCATGCCGTACCTATTTCTGATTTTATAAAGTGGTTAACACTAAGCCCTGCAGTCAGACCTGCGCACTTAATAAGAGCGTTACATGTGGCGAGCTGGCCAAGAGTCTTGTAGTGGGTGAATAATTGAATAATTCCACAGTGCCTTTATTTTGGTTGTGTTATCATTatcaataacaaaaacaaaaatggatgtTGTTACTCAGCTGGGGTTAAACATGCAACGATCTGTGTTAGTTACTGGCACTCAGAGCACTGAGGACGAAAAAGAGATAGTTGATTGTTTACAATGTTATGGTGTAGTAAAAGAGGTTTTTCATGTCAGTGATCCACAAAGtacattttataaaaacctGATTGtcgagtttgaagaagattctaCATTAAATGCACTACAACCCCTTTTCCCATATAATTACCCTTCCCGAACCACAGTAGATGCGATATTTCGTGTTACTTCTCTCGCTTCAGAGTATGCAGCCTCAGTGAGTAGCAGCAGCCCTCCCATGGACTACATTGATGAGCTGAAGAACATAGCTAAACGAAGTGGAAAACGGTTTGAGGAGGTCCTGAAAGGTGTAATGGATCAAATCAGCACACATTTGGAGACCACAGGGGGtggtgatgatggagatgatgatggtggtgatgatggagatgatggtggtgatgaagaggaggaagaaaaaaaagaaggcatcCTCACCTTAGCACAGTCTGTGCAAAGTCAGCAGGTGTTACCAACTGTACTTCAAGcctcttcagctcctccaacCCATTCGTCCACTGATCAGCAGGGAGCACCACCTGGACCCAGTCACTCCCGTATACCACCAACCCAGAGGGTTCCTCTGTCGAGGAATGACCTCATTCCACAGGACGTTCAAAGAGTTGTGGTGGAGCATGTTGTAAAAAATAGTGACTTTTCCACATCTTCACTTAGACTCCGCTCATTTTCAGGAAAAATTCCTAAACCAAGCAATGAAGCGGACTATGACTCATGGCGATCTCAAATTGAATTGTTACTTGCTGATCCCAGCCTTTCCAGATCGCATGTTAATCGGCGAATTGTGGAAAGTTTGTTGTCACCAGCTGCAGATTTAATTAAATGGTTGAGCCCTGGTGCACCACCTTCCACTCTTCTTCAAGTCCTTGATTCAGCTTTTCAGACAGTACAGGATGGAGAGGAGCTTTTCGCtcagtttttaaacattttccaaaatcCTGGAGAGCGGCCATCTTCCTACCTCCAGCGATTGCAGCTTACCCTCAACACAGTAATAAAAAGAGGAGGAATATTATCAAGAGACAAAGACATACAATTACTTAAACAGTTCTGCCGGGGATGCTGGGACAACTCAGTCATCTCCAAGTTGCAactagaggagaaaaaaaacaatcctccCCCATTTTCTGAACTTTTGTTGTCACTCCGGACAGAGGAGGACAGACAAATTGCTAAAGATTCTCTAATGAGAAAGCACATTCATTCATCTAAACAAAAAGTGACCATTCAGTCTCAGAGTACCTGCTCTTGTGGTCATGACACAGTTaatgaagaattgaaagaattAAAAAAGCAGATTCAACAACTCCAACGGCAGATGTCTTCCTTCATGTCCAGAAAGACACCTGTTGATGCAAAATCAGAACTGCAACAGACCAAGTTTAAGCCAAGGACCAGCAACACCTCACCTCAGACCGCTGGAAGACCAAAGCCAGGGTACTGTTTTAACTGTGGTGAGGATGGTCATATGTCTTCCCAATGTAGCAACAAAGCAAATCCAAGCCTtgtggaacaaaaaaagaaacagcttcGTCAGAAACAACAAGCGTGGGATGGACAAAAGTCAAGTCAGCAGTTAAACTAAATGCAGTTCCTGCTGAGGGACAACCAGGAGCTGCCACTATCAGCTGTCCCAAACCCCATTCTGAATCACATTTTGTATTACCTAAGGGTCTCATCGGTACAAAGAGCATGGGCCAAATCCAAATAAAGGGGACAAACTTCAGCTGCCTCCTTGACAGTGGGTCGCAAGTCACTACAGTACCACATTCATTTTATAATACCCACCTCTTTGACCATGAAATTATGTCTCTGAACAATCTGTTGGAAGTTGAGGGTGCCAATGGGCAAAATATACCATATCTTGGGTACATtgaattaaatttgacttttccACCTGAATTTTTTGGCTCACCAATTGAAGTGGACACCCTAGCTTTGGTAGTCCCAGACACCAAAACCACACATCCACTTTTACTAGTAGGCACAAATGTACTTGATATTGCCTACAAGAAGCACCTGGAGAGCCAGTTTACTACTTTTAAACCCACTGCTTTTGGGTATCAAGCTGTCTTGAAGATCCTGCAGAACAGGTATGTTCAAAACTCACCTGAACATCCAGTTGTTTTGACTTTGCAGCCTGATCAGCCACAAACCATATTATCTGGCCAAACTGTTGTCCTTGAGGGATGTTTGACCACACGGGTGTTGAGGGAAGAGAAAGTGGTTGTTGTTGAACACCCAGTCTCTTCCTGTCTGCCTGGGGGACTTATGGTTAAAGCCTGTCTCATTAACATACCGCAACATCGGCCTTGTTACCTGCCAGTGGTAGTAACTAATGAGTCAGACCATTCAATTATCATCCCCGCGAGAGCAGCCATTGCAGAGATTACCGCTTTAGAGTCTGTTATCTCCAAAGAGCAAAGTGTCAAAGTCCATGACAAGCCTGCAGAGTCATTAACACCTCAGCTTCAATATAATTTTGGAGAATCGCCTTTAACACCAGAATGGAAAAGTCGGATCATTTCAAAGTTCAACAGCATACCAGAGGTCTTTGCCAAACATGACCTTGATTTTGGTTGTACAGACAAGGTGAAACATCAAATAAAATTGTCTGACCCTACACCGTTTAAACAAAGACCACGCCCTATACATCCACAGGATGTTGATGCTGTGAGAAAACATCTTCAAGAACTGCTTGAGTCTGGAATAATCCGTGAATCAGAATCTCCATTTGCTTCACCCATTGTGGTGGTGCGTAAGAAAAATGGCTCTGTACGCCTCTGTATTGATTATCGGAAACTTAACATACAAACCATTAGAGATGCTTATTCCCTTCCGAAACTAGAAGATGCATTTACTGCACTGGCAGGCTCTAAATGGTTCTCTGTGCTGGACCTAAAATCTGGGTATTACCAGATAGAAATGGAGGAAGCTGACAAGAACAAAACAGCCTTTGTTTGTCCTTTAGGCTTCTGGGAATTTAATCGTATGCCTCAAGGAGTGACCAATGCTCCAAGCACTTTTCAACGACTCATGGAAAAATGCATGGGTGAGCTCCATCTGAAAGAAGTTCTGGTTTTTATTGACGATTTGATCATCTTTGCACCAACTCTTGAAGAACACGAAGAAAGATTGATGAAAGTCCTAAACAAATTAAAGGACTTTGGACTAAAACTGTCCATTGAAAAATGTGTGTTCTTTCAAACTTCAGTGAAGTATCTTGGTCATGTTGTGTCCAAGGATGGTGTGGAGACAGATCCCGATAAAATTTCCACCCTTGCATCTTGGCCAGTGCCAAAGAACCTGAAGGAACTGAGATCGTTCCTGGGATTTGCAGGATATTATCGGCGATTTGTGAAAGACTATTCAGCAATCGTCAAACCGTTGCATGACCTTACTGCTGGCTATCCACCTAGCCAAAAGAAACTAAAACCTATGTTGAAACCCCAGAACTACTTTAACCCAAAAGAGCCTTTTGCTGAACGTTGGACTGAATCTTGTCAGCATGCATTTAACACCATTATTGAAAAACTCACTACTTCTCCTGTACTTATATTTGCAGATCCTCGCAAGCCATACACTCTCCATACTGATGCCAGTTCTTCAGGCCTTGGAGCAGTGCTATATCAAGAAAATGATGGCAAAAATCGAGTTGTAGCTTATGCAAGTAGAGGTCTGTCCAGAAGTGAATCAAACTACCCAGCACATAAATTAGAATTTCTGGCACTTAAATGGGCAGTTACTGAGAAGTTTAATGACTACCTATACGGCGCACAATTCACTGTGGTCACAGACAGCAATCCGCTGACCTACCTTCTGACATCAGCTAAGCTTGATGCTACAAGTTATAGAtggctctctgctctgtccacATTTACCTTTAAGATCGTTTACAGAGCAGGAAAACAGAATGCAGATGCTGATGGGCTGTCCCGACGACCACATCCTGAGATGCCGGATGACCTTAAATCCTACaaagaaagggagagagtgTTAAAGTTCGTTCAACATCATCTCGAGGAACCAGGTTGCACCACCATTGACCAGCACATTGTTGAAGCCATCTGTGACCGCCACCTAGTGCTCAGCTCAAGCAACGACCATGCCCTGGTTCTCTCTTTGTCTGGCCATGTGGAAAGCCTACCTAACAGTTACACAGACGATGCCCAATTTGCCACTGCTGTCCTGCCCCGGTTCTCTACTGCTGATCTTGCTGCCAAACAGCGAGCTGATCCCATCATCCAACATGTGATTGCTCAGCTTGAGAGGGGGGAATCTCCACCGCCATTGCTAAGGGATGAACTTCCAGATCTGCCACTCCTGctgagagaaataaataaactggagcTCCGTAACAACCTTCTTCTCAGGAGACGGCAAGTGGGAAACAGTGCTGCCTATCAGCTAGTGTTACCAGAGGAGTGTCGGCATATGGTGATGGTTCAGCTTCATGATCGTATGGGCCACCATGGGATCGAGAGGACATTAGACTTGATTCGTTCCCGGTTCTTTTGGCCACGAATGTCCACTGACGTTTACAACAAAATCAAGACCTGTGAACGATGtgtgaaaaggaaaactttACCAGAACGGGCTGCACCTCTCGTTAACATAAAAACTTCAAGACCTCTAGAGCTAGTGTGCATGGACTTCCTGTCTCTGGAGCCAGACCGCAGAGTGAAAGATATTCTCGTGATTACAGATCACTTCACAAAATATGCTGTTGCTGTTCCAACACCAAATCAGAAAGCTCGAACTGTTGCTAAATGCTTGTGGGAAAATTTTTTTGTCCACTATGGCATTCCAGAGAGGCTACACAGTGACCAAGGACCGGATTTTGAATCCCGTACCATCAAAGAACTGTGTGATATTGCTGGCATCCATAAAGGAAGGACAACTCCTTATCACCCCAGAGGTAACCCTGTGGAAAGATTCAATCGTACATTGCTTAACATGCTAGGGACATTAAGTGAGCAGAATAAATCTCGATGGAAAGATTTTGTAAAACCCCTTGTTCACGCATACAATTGCACTAAAAATGATGTCACTGGGTTTTCTCCATACGAACTAATGTTTGGTCGCCAACCTCGTCTTCCCATAGATGTGGCTTTTGGGTTACCACTGGAAGAGGACACCTCCACCTCTCACCTGCAGTATGTCCAAAGGCTGAAAATGCATCTGCAAGACAGCCATCAGTTGGCTGCGGAAAAACTCAGAAAAGGTGATGTCCCGCAATAAGACCTTTTTTGATCGGCATATCACCACTTCCGAACTTGCCGTAGGCGACAGGGTCCTTGTTAGAAACGTCCGACTGAGAGGAAAGCATAAATTGGCTGACAAATGGGAACCTGACATATATGTAGTGGTAAAGAGGGCTGGCAACCTCCCTGTTTACACTGTAAAACCAGAGAACCAGGATAAACCTCTCAGAACACTCCATCGTGATCTTTTATTGCCTTGTAATTACATAGCTGAACAGAGCCCTGTAAAAAACTTACCTGTGAAGAGGAAAAAGTACCTGCCTGTGAACTTACCTGACCCTGACAATGAAGATTTATCAGAAGAGATCATCTCACCTTTGTATGATCCGTCTTCCTTCGAACCTGTGAAATTCATCACTGTTGTTGATTCACCAGTACCTCCTGTCCAGCAACCTGttccacctgcagacctacctgAAGTTCCTGATCAACCCCCATCCTCTGCTGCAGAAGAGGAACAGGAGCTCCCAGTCGTCACAGAGGAACCAAAGGAATTTCAACCTGTGGACAGAGAGGCGGTAAACATCAGTTCAAAAACTAATGATTCTCCAGGAGATGCTGCTGGAGATCCTGCTGCTGAGGGAGGTCCTGTTCCTGAACCTGTCACTCCAGAGCCCTCCACCAATGATATGGAACCAGAAGTGGACTTAATTGTTCAAACAGAATCATCAAGTCCCGAAACAGAATCATCAAGTCCCGAAACAGAACCATCGAGTCCTGAGGGAGAACCATCTTTGCGGAGGTCAACCCGAGCAAGAAGACCACCAGAACGTTTACAGTACTCCCAACTCGGTCACCCGCTGTTGAAGAGTATCCAGTTGTTGTTTCATGGATTGACCACTGCATTTACACATGCTCTTGAAGGGATTGAGGATGATGAACACATGACTGTTCCTGGTATTATCCAGCCAGCCATCCAGACTCAACCTGGTCCATGTACGGGGACGTGCATGGGATCAGGGGGGGAACATGTAACCCACGTGACCGCCACGCCCCAACCACCTTCCCTTTAAGCCGTCCCTTTAACAGCTGGAACCTCATGTGTATTTCCGGGTTTTCCACTGTGCTGCTGCTCACTGTTGGTTGTGGCGTCGGTTGTTAACCAAACAATCTCAAATCTCCAAATCGACTCATCGCTGAACAAATTCATCCCTAAAATTCGAGGATCTGCGGTGAGTTAAGTACCATCTGAACTTAACGTTGTATCAGCCATACTAGCGCCGCTAATATATCCGCCGTAATACTCACCAGGTTGGGCTTTGTTGATGCCTGATTTACCTTCTGATGAGAACAAGTAACATCCACTTCCTCAGACAATCCGTTACTCGACGGTGAGTAAATATTCATCCATATATGATGGGGCGTTATTTCCGCTGTGTGCCGCCAGTTAGAATTAGCTACCAACTCGACAATCAGTTGCTTGCATGAGTTCAGTGAATTTACTAATTACTTACTTAATAAAAAGTCACACTGTTAAAGCCGAATTGAAGGCCACacctttaatatttaaaggctTCCCTTTCAACTTtagatttgattatttttcatgatttatttgGTTATTGTTGTATTCCATGCTGGTGCATCTATGAAGTCTGGTACCTAATATGATTTCGTTTGTAGCTACTTTGATCAATCACATTCTTAAAGttgattgatttgatttattattagcTGTTTGTAGCGACTGCTAATTACCTTGAGAAATTTTGAACTTGAATTCCGAAgtgcacttttctttttaaaaggacttttttttttttttccctttccctTATTTTTATAAAGTATGAAGTGGTTGTCAATACATAGCAGTATGTATTTGGTTTTTCCCCATTtagcatatataaatataacatttatatatgAATTTAATGTATGTTTTCTGGCCTTTtaggtcaggttttttttcctcccccttcaACGGAGGATGGCGAGCTACCCACACACCACCTGGTGGTAGGAAAAGAGACACTTTCCAcacatgaaacaaaataaactctAAGGGAGTATCTAAAAGGAAAGAACAATTCTCCCGTTGCTCTTGGACTTTTGAACTACATTTAGTTTtgaagtattattattttttcgattgggttgggtttttcccccgtctttgtttcttttgaacaatttactttttgtttagtttttgttagtagtattattattattattattattattattattattattgtcattattattatcattattatttctaCTGCAATAAATAGCAATACAAACAAAGCTCTTTGCATCAGTTGCATCAATTATCCACCCAATCACGACTCCATGCCGTACCTATTTCTGATTTTATAAAGTGGTTAACACTAAGCCCTGCAGTCAGACCTGCGCACTTAATAAGAGCGTTACAAACATGTTCTATTTTTTCCTCAGCGTGTCTAcacatttatcatttttaaagaaaCGTTTTTTTCACTCACTTGATACATGAGCACTTGAtccttttttcttaaaaaagaaaagacaattaaTCAAACATATAATTCAgtcaaaagaaaacaatcatttgAACCATACAATTACAGAGCTCTCATGTTAAGTTTTTCTTAATACATTTCAATGTAAGGGAACATGTCCAAATGTCCAATTTATCTACTAATTTGTCCATATCATGGAATCGGGGATGAACTCACCACACCACATACTTTAACAAGGTCTAGCACCAAAGAGTAGCATCATTGGTATTATACCAATGATATCTGCTTTGCAGGCATGACAGAGTCCTCTCTGCCCCAAAATGGCCACCTATGGGCCCATCACGCAGTTGTTCCAACACGGAGCTGTGTTAAGAGCGTTGTAATACTATCTGCTGGTACAAAACTTTGCCATTTACTACAATAGAACCTACTCAACATGATTCCATCTTTCCTGTAGAGTCTCTTCCACTGTCACCATAGAGCTTTGGTGGCCGGGCTACATACTGCTAAGTTGGCTCAGGCAGGACGACTTTCccctttatccatccattcccaAACTGGTCCTATGTCAGGGTCATTCTTTTGGGCAACATTTGGAGGGTTTGAGCTTGAGATTAGCTGCACGCAGCCTGGCGAACACATGCTCCGGTTGCTGCAAAATCTGACCAGTGTCTCATCCTAGAACTATAATGTCATCGAGATAGACCAAACAGGTCTCCGATTGCAGCCCTGCCAGGACATGGTCCAAGAGCCTTTGGAAAGTGGCTGGAGCATTACACAGTCCAAAAGGCATCCGGCTCAATTCGAAAAGCCCTTTACGTGTGCAGAATGCAGCAGCTTTTCTCTCCCAAGGTGTCATCTCCACTTGCCAGTATCCAGATGTTAGGTTAAGTGTGCTGAAGAACTTCGCAGTGGAGAGGGTGTCCAGAATGTCTTCAATTCGAGGCAGTGGATACGCATCCTTAATTGTTTGTTCATTCAGGGCCCTGTAATCTACATAAAGCCTAGAG
The Fundulus heteroclitus isolate FHET01 chromosome 9, MU-UCD_Fhet_4.1, whole genome shotgun sequence genome window above contains:
- the LOC118564095 gene encoding pollen-specific leucine-rich repeat extensin-like protein 2, whose product is MSRNKTFFDRHITTSELAVGDRVLVRNVRLRGKHKLADKWEPDIYVVVKRAGNLPVYTVKPENQDKPLRTLHRDLLLPCNYIAEQSPVKNLPVKRKKYLPVNLPDPDNEDLSEEIISPLYDPSSFEPVKFITVVDSPVPPVQQPVPPADLPEVPDQPPSSAAEEEQELPVVTEEPKEFQPVDREAVNISSKTNDSPGDAAGDPAAEGGPVPEPVTPEPSTNDMEPEVDLIVQTESSSPETESSSPETEPSSPEGEPSLRRSTRARRPPERLQYSQLGHPLLKSIQLLFHGLTTAFTHALEGIEDDEHMTVPGIIQPAIQTQPGPCTGTCMGSGGEHVTHVTATPQPPSL